The Crassostrea angulata isolate pt1a10 chromosome 1, ASM2561291v2, whole genome shotgun sequence nucleotide sequence GAATTTCCAGTCGATTCTTGGTCGAAGCCCCAAGTTCAGGGCCCTGGGGAATTTAATACAGCCACCATAATGAAATGACCAACTCTGCTTGTTTTAAACACAGTTTAATTGGTTTGAACCTGTCAACATGCATTAGGATCAGATGTTTATAGATGTTTATAGAGCAGCAGAATTACAGTCAGCATAGCACAGCTGGTGTATCAATGAGGTGTAACATTGAGTCAGGCATAAGTGAAACATAAAATGCTaacttttctatgtaaaatttatcaaatcatctATCATGTATACAATCGtgcatactttgaaaattttagggggGGCGTGCGCCctccacgcccccccccccttaaatccgCCAGTGCTTTGCAGGTTATTTTGAAACGAATACCATGGTAAACGATGGCAGCAtctaaaaatcataatttacagtgatttttattttgaatatgatgAACTTACATCCACATTAAAATTTCTAAATGTCCAAAACCAACTCACACTGTAAGGTTTTTGAAGATTTGaagccattttttaaaattgcttcaTCTTTTCATACCaagaatatatgttaattacaAATTGTAAGGTTAACGAAAATGGCTTTTATGTGTAAAGATTAGTTCGAGCGTATGGAAGTTTCcgtaaattaaatatacatgttctTTAAGCTGATCTTTCTGcagaatatttttatcaattttggtACACcgttttatttgttatatcaGTGGATTCTTCCTTTATTActaaataaaaaatgagaagataaataattattgaaatattgataatcAATATTTATCCTTGTTATGGTCATATTGAAAGGTTTTAACTATATTGCATGGTTATTCTCAAGTGCAAATGATTAAggaattataaaaaatgaatttttgtacAATTTGTGGATAAATCAATTACTCGCGGTATTAACCGCATTTATTTAAAGCAAATAGTATTAGAGTTAACTCTGAGAACACTTCGAAAAACTAAGTTCGTTGTTTCAGACCAGGTTCACTTGACACTtgaattcaaaagaaaatggTTGCATTTGAGAATGTTTCGGAGCACAGCTCTGGTAGCGATCAACCATACTGCATGTCTTACTCCTTGTTCATAATTCATATCGCCTGCTCCTCAGCTATTTTTGTAATCGGAGTCATCGTCAATGTTTTCAGCATCAGGGCCATCATCCGACTAAAGTTGTTTCGGGATACCTCGGTCATCTTCACTCTTCATCTGATGACCGTCAACCTCGTAGCATGCACTTTAGGGATGGTCGTTGCCGTAGTGAACTCGATCCGCTACACTGGAATAAAAGATACTTCGTGTAGAGTAAGTGGATACATCATTTTCGTCCTAATTGGAGTCAAAATGtgcaatataacattaatttccGTGAGTACATACTTAAACGTTGCGCATTACGTTTCTGTAAAATTATTCTTTTCTAAAACTCGTAATGTTGTACTTTGCCTTGTTTTCACGTGGACCCTGCCTCTATTTAACCTTTCTCTGCCTTTGACGGAAGTCTGGGGTGAGTTCATTGTGATGAAACATGCGCCGTGGTGTTTTCCCTTGTCGGGAGGGTACGGAACATACCTCGTGTGTTTTTCACTCGTGGGCACTATGTCGACGCTCTTTATTTCGTACATAGGAATTTTGAGAACTGTTTTACAGAGCAGGCGAAAAGTTGGAGGCAAACCGGACCCTAcgaacaagaaaaaaaacagtaacgaacgaCAATTGATTATCTCCGTCATCATCATGGTGACGTCATATACCATTCTATTCCTGCCGACATGTTTACTTCCAGTTGCAGACCCAAATTACAGTCTTGGCatttacgtacatgtaatttttacgtATTTTATGTCATCATCTAATATTATAGAAACGCTAATCTATTCTATTCTGCACTCGAAAATAAGAAATGCAATCAAATTGATAATGATGTGCAGAAAATTATAGTCATTTTATGCTTTACTGAtttgctggtttttttttttatttcatagctttgcgcatagagagagagagagcgtttagttgaacgagactaattATGAacatgttgatttaaaaaatacaaatttaacgTAGAATTTTAGGAAACTAAATGTTATTGatgttttttatgcatttatgaacacattttCCAAACAAATATAATTCAACAAAACAGGGAAAATATTTTCGTTTGCGTTATGAAATCATTACGGGATAGTAATGTGTGtattttaaagggacttagacacgatttgacttaaaattttcaaattttatttttccattttcaatgtttataatgataaatatagaagtttataatgttatgtccaaatttgaaagtcaaatatcaagttataagcaagatacagagttcataattctttgttttgtaaacaaagctcgaacattgtcatttttacatgtgCTGTATTGGTGtgagtttcaatcaaatgtatctttcttttgttgataatagcatttatgaagactcgagctttgtttacataacaatcagttCCTACCTCTGTATCTCaattgtaacttgactttaacgttcaatattttggtcaatcatttaaaatgcaccagtaaaccattttatacataaaaaatgaaaaataaaatttttgatctcaattcgtttccaagtccctttaattcAATGTGTAATACAGAATCACCGAAGTGTGTTTTTATAGTCGACTCATATTTTTGtgttatatttgatttatttaagttttcaataaatattgaaaaataatattgaatttggCACAATAAGCCAACGCAGAAAATACGTGTTTTGCGTTATGCAATTgcaattttctttcaaatttgtcGACCAGGACAAAACATTACTTCGTTATTTCCATCAGAGTTACGTTTTTCATAACTCTTTACTGATTTTCTGAGATATGACAACTCACCTAATTCCATTTGATGTTCTTTAAGTTTTCACGTAAGTTCTTACGAAACAAGGACACTTAGAGAACTTTCTTTGTCGAACTCttgtaaagaaataattttaatgatcattatttcGAGTTAAGAACAATACGAAATTTCATAGAAATTCATGTGTATTGTAGATAACTCaccaaaatgtattaattatataatttttaaaacgaaTCTCAATTTAGAAAAGTA carries:
- the LOC128157782 gene encoding protein trapped in endoderm-1-like; translated protein: MVAFENVSEHSSGSDQPYCMSYSLFIIHIACSSAIFVIGVIVNVFSIRAIIRLKLFRDTSVIFTLHLMTVNLVACTLGMVVAVVNSIRYTGIKDTSCRVSGYIIFVLIGVKMCNITLISVSTYLNVAHYVSVKLFFSKTRNVVLCLVFTWTLPLFNLSLPLTEVWGEFIVMKHAPWCFPLSGGYGTYLVCFSLVGTMSTLFISYIGILRTVLQSRRKVGGKPDPTNKKKNSNERQLIISVIIMVTSYTILFLPTCLLPVADPNYSLGIYVHVIFTYFMSSSNIIETLIYSILHSKIRNAIKLIMMCRKL